GCCCTCTCCGGCGAGCCCCTTTATCAGAGTGGTGACGCTTTCCACCAGGCTGGACTGGAGCGCCTCGGGGGCGTAGCCGGAGATGGCCCGGCGGTCCGGTTCGAGGTTGAAGACCAGGGCGCCGATGACCGTGCGCCAGCGACGACGGTCGAGGACCGATCTCTCCGGCAGCTCCTTTTCGAAGAGGGCGTCGAGCTTTTCGGCGGTCGAGGCGGGGGTGTCGGTTTCCAGGACGCCGGCCAGGTCCTCGTAGAGGCTCTGCAGGAGTCCGAAGTCGCGGTGCTGCCGGTCCACCCGGCCGGAGACGATCCGGTACCCGGCGGGTTCGGCGCGCTGGGCGGCCTCGACCAAAAGGCGGCTCTTGCCGATTCCGGCGTCGCCCAGGACGTAGAGCGCCCCGTAGCCTTTCTCCAAAAGGCGGTCTATCCTCAACAGTTCCTCGCGGCGACCGACCAGTTCGTAACGGAGCCGGACCGGCTTGATTCCGCCGGACCGCCCCAGGGCCAGCCAGGCGGTGATTTCGCCGGCCTTCCCCTTGACCTTCTTGCGCCAGGCCAGCTCGAGGTTGACGTCCGCGCCGCAAAGTCGGCACGTCTCCTCGGAGACCAGGACCTGCCCCGGACCCGCGGCGTCGAGGAGCCGGGCCGCGAGGTTCACCGGGTCGCCGATGGCGGTGTATTCCCAGGCCGAGGCGCCGCCCACGGGGCCGACATAAACGTACCCGCCGGCCACCGCCGCGCCCGTCAAGCCCAGGTCCCGGACCAGTTCCAGGGCCAGGTTCACCCCGCGGCGGGGGTCGTCGTCGTGGGCCCTGGGGGTCCCCAGGAGTGCGAGCACCGCCTGTCGCTCGTCGAAGGGGACGATTTTGGCCAGCAGCGCCTCGTAGCGTTCGCACGTGCGGTGGGCCTTTATCACCACCTCGTCGAGGGCGTCCGGCGTCGGAGCCGGCGGGAGCAGGGCGAAAACCGCCGTGGTTGGGCGCAGCCCGGCTCGGTGCGGCGGCGGCCGTGGAGGAAGGCGTACTCCCCGGGACCGACGAGCCTTTCCGCCCGCGAAACCTTGACCACCGCGTCACCGGTGAGGACGAGGTGACACCGGTCGGGACCGACGCGCCACAGCTCGAGCTCCATCCCGCTGGCGGCGACGAGATCGGCCTCCAGCCTGTACCGCCGTTTGCCGAACATTTGTTCGCCGAGCCCCGCCACGCGCCGGAGCATCCTGCGGCAGGCCCTCTCCCCGGCGTCGGCGTTCTGGAAATACGCCCAGTAGGCGTCGCCGCCGAACTGGAGGGTATGGCCGCCGCCGGAGGCCACCTCCTCGGTCAGGGCGCCGAAAAAGGCGTTCAAAAGGCCCGTGAGGTGCTCGTTGCCCTCGGGGCCCAGTTTGGTGAGCTCTTCGGTGAGGGGGGTGAAGCCCGTGACGTCCACGAGGCACAGAAGCCCGCCCTCGGCCCGCCAGAGCCTATCGGCGCCCCCGGTCATGGGCTCCTGCCTTCGCCCCCGACTTCGCGGCGGACGAGGTCGGAGGCCCGGAAGAGGGACTCGAAGGTCCCGGCGTCGGTCCACCAGCCGTCCACGAATCCGTGCTCGAGCAGGCCGCGTTTCAGGTAGGCGTTGTTGACGTCGGAGATTTCCAGCTCGTTCCGGCCGCTGGGGGAGAGGCCGCGGATGATGTCCCACACGAGGTCGTCGTAGAAGTAGACGCCTATGACCGCGTAGGGGCTGGCCGGCTTTTTCGGCTTCTCCTCGATGCGCAGAATTTTTCCCTTCCCGTCGAAAACCGGCACACCGAAACGCATGGGATCGGGCACCTCTTTCAACAGAATCCTCGCCCCGCCGGGCTGCGCCTCGTAGGCGCGCGTCTCGTCCCCGATGCCGTGCTGGAGGAGGTTGTCCCCCAGAATCACGCACATCCTGTCCCCGCCGATGAAGTGTTCGCAGAGCCCCAGCGCCTCGGCGATGCCGCCGTGGCCCTTCTGGTAGGTGTAGTTGAGGTGCTCGAGGCCGAGCTCGTGGCCGTTGCCCAGAAGCTCCAGGAACCCGCCGGCGCTCTGGCCGCCGGTCACGAGCATTATCTCGGTTATCCCGGCGGCGATGAGCGTTTCCAGGGGGTAGTAGATCATCGGCCGGTCGTAGACCGGGAGGAGGTGCTTGTTCGTGACCCGGGTCAGGGGGTCGAGGCGGGTTCCGAGACCGCCGGCCAGGACGATGCCCTTCACGCTAACCCTTTCGCCGGGGGCGTTACTTCTTTTACGGCTGCGCCGTCGCGGATACGCCGGGACCGCTATTTCTTTTCGTCTGGGGCGTTACTTCGGTTCGCCGGGGGCGTAGCTCGGTTCGCTCGGTTCGCTCGTTTCGCCGGGGCGTTACTTCGTTTCTCAGCCGTCCACGCGGTTCCAGTCAAAGGGGATGTCGTTGTCGTGGGGGTCGAGGCGCAGCTCGTCGGGGTGGATGTAGTCGTAGGTTCCGGTGGGGATGTTGAGCACCAGGGCCGGCGCGGGACCCAGGGCGGCGAAGCCGTGCTGCACACCGGCGGGGATGAGGACGAGCCGGGGGGATAGGTTGCCGATGATGAACTGGTTCACCGAGCCGTGGGTGGGCGATCCGGGGCGGCCGTCGTAGAGGACCAGCCGGGCGGTGCCGGATATGCACGAGAAGCGGTCGGTCTGAGCGCGGTGCGCGTGCCAGGCCTTGATCACGCCGGGGTAGACGCAGGTGACGTACGCCTGGCCGAAGGGG
This genomic stretch from bacterium harbors:
- a CDS encoding sugar phosphate nucleotidyltransferase, which encodes MKGIVLAGGLGTRLDPLTRVTNKHLLPVYDRPMIYYPLETLIAAGITEIMLVTGGQSAGGFLELLGNGHELGLEHLNYTYQKGHGGIAEALGLCEHFIGGDRMCVILGDNLLQHGIGDETRAYEAQPGGARILLKEVPDPMRFGVPVFDGKGKILRIEEKPKKPASPYAVIGVYFYDDLVWDIIRGLSPSGRNELEISDVNNAYLKRGLLEHGFVDGWWTDAGTFESLFRASDLVRREVGGEGRSP
- a CDS encoding dTDP-4-dehydrorhamnose 3,5-epimerase family protein, producing the protein MIEGVLVKELRINPDARGYLMEVLRADDFGFFGDDAPFGQAYVTCVYPGVIKAWHAHRAQTDRFSCISGTARLVLYDGRPGSPTHGSVNQFIIGNLSPRLVLIPAGVQHGFAALGPAPALVLNIPTGTYDYIHPDELRLDPHDNDIPFDWNRVDG